The genomic DNA TATGTTTTCAGGTAAAAGGAATAAGAAAATAGCTAATGAAAAAATTATTTATGAAGCTAAACCCAATATGATAATTGGTTGTAAGAAAGCTATTTGGGGAGTAATTATCTTAATTTTTCTTATTTGGGTTTCCAATCCAATTAAATTATTTTTAGCAAACATGCAAATTTATGCAATATCATATATCAAATTCGGCATAACTGGCTATGCAATGTTGGCTATTGTTCTTTTAATATTGATTGATTTAATGTATATCATTTGGCAGCTCCTTTCATGGTATTCTATATCTTATACAATCACAAACCATAGGATAATTTCAAAAAAAGGTTTTCTAAACACTAAAAAAACATACATGCCTTTCAAATCAATTCAAGATATAGATTTATCTCAAAACATCCTGGAAAAGATTTTTAATGTTGGAACTGTAACCGCGTATAGTGCATATGACAATAATAACATGAGGTTGGCAAACATTTCAAATCCAAGTAAAGTTGAAGATATTTTATTTGATAAAATAAATGAAAGCATTCCTGAAGATTATGATAGGGGATATATCGAAGAAGACTATCATTATAGAAACAAACCCCAGAACAGAGGATATAGAAAAGCTCCTAGAAGAAGTTTCAATTCTTATTCGGAGTCCTATGAAGAAGATTACTTCCCAGAATCCGAAAGATATGGTGGCTATTCAAATCAGCCTTCTCAAGACGAATATTTTGATGAAAGCTATGAAAACAACTATGATGAATATTATTATGACGAAAAGCCTCTAAAAAGAAATAAGCGCAGCTATAATCAGTATGACTATGAAGAATATCCAGAATATGATTATAGGAATAAAGGTTATCAAAAATATGATTATGAGTTTTACGAGGACAATCTAGAAGACAACCTGAATTATGCGATTAATGATATGGACAGAGGATACAAGTCAAAAAATGATTATCGCGATTCTGAACCATACTATAATGATGAAGACTATGATTCAATGGAAGAATTTTATCAAAACAATAAAGAGGAAATAAAACCATATATGGAAGAGAAAACTCGCAGAACCCAAGAAACTTCAGAGAATATAGTTCAAAGACATTTCGATAAATTTAACAGGTGAATTATAATGGAATTACTTTTCATCCAATCTCAAGAACATCCAGAACTTCCGTTAGCAGAGTTAAAGGCAGTAATGGAATGTGAGGAAATCCAAGGAAATCTAAACATAATAACCGAAGGCCTAGTTACTGTTGATGAAATTTCAAAAGATAATATAGATGATTATTATAAAATATTTACAAGAAGATTAGGATATACTCATGAAGTACATGAGGTAATCTGCAATTTTCCAAAAGATCAATTAAAAGAGACAATACTTTCAATTAATTGGCAGGATTATATTTCAGATAATTTTGCTGTAAGAGTGAAACGATTTAATTCAGATTTGGACACTACAGCCACTGAAAGGGAAGCGGGTTCACTGATACTGTCATCCCTACCTGAAGATTCCAATATTAAAGTAAAATTAAATAAACCGGATTCCTTAATAAAAATCGTAGCATTTGAAGATCAGATATATCTTGCTATTGAAAAGATAAAGCTCAACAAAAAACATTTTGAAGATATTAAACCACATAAACGCCCATTTTTCTATCCGGGTTCTATGAGTCCTAAATTAGCAAGGTGTATGGTTAATTTATCAAGAGTAAAAGAAAATGAG from Methanobrevibacter sp. includes the following:
- a CDS encoding PH domain-containing protein; translation: MFSGKRNKKIANEKIIYEAKPNMIIGCKKAIWGVIILIFLIWVSNPIKLFLANMQIYAISYIKFGITGYAMLAIVLLILIDLMYIIWQLLSWYSISYTITNHRIISKKGFLNTKKTYMPFKSIQDIDLSQNILEKIFNVGTVTAYSAYDNNNMRLANISNPSKVEDILFDKINESIPEDYDRGYIEEDYHYRNKPQNRGYRKAPRRSFNSYSESYEEDYFPESERYGGYSNQPSQDEYFDESYENNYDEYYYDEKPLKRNKRSYNQYDYEEYPEYDYRNKGYQKYDYEFYEDNLEDNLNYAINDMDRGYKSKNDYRDSEPYYNDEDYDSMEEFYQNNKEEIKPYMEEKTRRTQETSENIVQRHFDKFNR
- a CDS encoding TIGR01177 family methyltransferase, whose protein sequence is MELLFIQSQEHPELPLAELKAVMECEEIQGNLNIITEGLVTVDEISKDNIDDYYKIFTRRLGYTHEVHEVICNFPKDQLKETILSINWQDYISDNFAVRVKRFNSDLDTTATEREAGSLILSSLPEDSNIKVKLNKPDSLIKIVAFEDQIYLAIEKIKLNKKHFEDIKPHKRPFFYPGSMSPKLARCMVNLSRVKENELVLDPFCGTGGILIEAGLIGCRVAGSDINWKMKNGTAINLEHCGIKNYRTFHIDVRELKMYEEASGVVTDPPYGISTSTGDMKGNAIFKEFFTSIYNNMKDDAYLCMASPHYVDLKPIANETGFKIIEQYYIKMHRSLTRVITVLKKDLDI